From a region of the Toxotes jaculatrix isolate fToxJac2 chromosome 7, fToxJac2.pri, whole genome shotgun sequence genome:
- the gle1 gene encoding nucleoporin GLE1, translating to MPAEHLRWETIEALKNSPKGKIVFDPYWSERGEHIMAGCREATSLSSQSGVILERLHSSPLQRSCFLGSSSGESTPGLSEEIPASISSTGSVPDISAKHSTLSAAPSLKADREQAVNDEAKDEDPEAGVSEVSSPASPPAIFLLSPKAMDTAGCIIKFEEEHREKAKMEHRQRQEIQEKLVAAAANSESEQLKRFEELMELKQRQEYQSMRDMMDRETKESIGRQEKLKEEQRHRMKILNQRLREVEQQRQREAELERQRQVEGRERLRNLNTIQEEILQLNQLLEPSTQTKTDLPPASLSSYSTRGNQLCSQVSEVVRKTAEGEFPSVEDMTVAERALHEMRALIQQMQEEVVKVQEKKKKEQEEEEARRKQAELQVQQEAQKKAAQSAKEKAQRKGLQNSAEDSTLKWYKELQDSAARCAQAFEQLNSPKDAQTKKLKLELQKAATIPVSQISSNSGSQLREIFDKIDKLLSGRAVVSGGKSVSTSQHPQGLDFVSYKLAEKFVKQGEEEVASHHEAAFPIAVVASGVWELHPQVGDLILAHLHKKCPYAVPHYPPMKDGTPVEEYQRILGYRVDDSGVEGQDSFLKRMSGMIRLYAAVIQLRWPYSSKQGPVPHGLNHGWRWLAQMLNMEPLADITATLLFDFLEVCGNALMKQYQAQFWKLILLLKEEYFPRIEAVTSSGQMGSVIRLKQFLETSLQNRQISPPKGQLTSMFWRS from the exons ATGCCTGCTGAACATCTACGATGGGAAACTATAGAAGCCTTAAAAAATTCACCAAAGGGAAAAATCGTGTTCGACCCGTACTGGTCGGAGCGGGGCGAG CATATTATGGCAGGTTGCAGAGAGGCCACCAGCTTGTCCTCGCAGTCTGGGGTCATACTGGAGCGTCTCCACTCCTCGCCCCTGCAGAGGTCCTGCTTTCTGGGTTCCAGCTCGGGAGAGTCCACCCCTGGCCTGTCGGAGGAGATCCCAGCATCGATTTCCTCCACAGGATCCGTCCCTGACATCAGCGCAAAGCACAGCACACTTTCTGCAGCGCCTTCTTTAAAAGCCGACCGTGAGCAG GCTGTTAATGATGAGGCGAAGGATGAAGATCCAGAGGCAGGTGTCAGTGAGGTTTCCAGTCCTGCGTCACCACCTGCCATTTTCCTGCTGTCGCCCAAAGCCATGGATACGGCCGGCTGCATTATCAAGTTTGAGGAGGAACATCGAGAAAAGGCCAAG ATGGAGCACAGACAGCGGCAGGAGATTCAGGAAAAGctggtggcggcggcggcgaACTCCGAGTCGGAGCAGCTGAAACGCTTCGAGGAATTAAtggagctgaagcagagacAGGAGTACCAGAGCATGAGGGACATGATGGACAGAGA AACTAAAGAGAGCATCGGGCGTCAAGAGAAGCTGAAGGAAGAGCAGCGACACAGAATGAAG ATCCTGAACCAGCGGCTGAGGGAGGTGGAGCAGCAACGTCAGCGGGAGGCAGAGCTTGAGCGGCAGCGGCAGGTGGAGGGCAGGGAGAGACTACGCAACCTCAACACCATCCAGGAGGAGATCCTGCAGCTCAACCAGCTGCTGGAGCCGTCCACTCAGACCAAAACCGATCTCCCACCGGCCAGCCTCAGCTCCTACAGCACCCGCGGCAACCAGCTGTGCTCGCAGGTGTCGGAGGTGGTGCGAAAGACGGCAGAG GGAGAGTTTCCCAGCGTGGAGGACATGACTGTGGCTGAGAGAGCCCTCCACGAGATGAGAGCGCTGATCCAGCAGATGCAGGAGGAGGTTGTCAAGGttcaagagaagaagaagaaggagcaggaggaggaagaggctcGCAGGAAACAGGCAGAGCTGCAGGTGCAGCAGGAGGCGCAGAAGAAGGCGGCACAGTCAGCCAAAGAGAAGGCGCAGAGGAAAg GGCTGCAGAACAGCGCTGAAGACAGCACTTTGAAATGGTACaaggagctgcaggattcagccGCTCGGTGTGCTCAGGCCTTCGAACAGCTCAACTCCCCCAAAGACGCCCAG acaaagaaactgaAGCTGGAGCTCCAGAAAGCCGCCACCATCCCCGTCAGTCAGATCTCCAGCAACTCCGGATCGCAGCTCCGAGAGATCTTTGACAAGATCGACAAGCTGCTGTCGGGACGGGCCGTGGTGTCGGGGGGGAAGTCGGTCTCCACCTCCCAGCATCCACAGGGCCTGGACTTCGTCAGCTACAAACTGGCTGAGAAGTTTGTG aaacaaggagaggaggaggtggcgtCTCACCACGAAGCAGCCTTCCCCATCGCCGTGGTGGCCTCTGGGGTCTGGGAGCTGCACCCTCAGGTGGGAGACCTCATCCTCGCCCACCTGCACAAGAAGTGTCCGTACGCAGTCCCACACTACCCTCCGATGAAGGACGGCACACCTGTGGAGGAATATCAGAG GATTCTTGGTTACCGTGTGGATGACTCTGGGGTGGAAGGTCAGGACAGCTTCCTGAAGAGGATGTCTGGGATGATCCGTCTGTACGCTGCCGTGATCCAGCTACGGTGGCCCTACAGCTCCAAGCAGGGG CCTGTTCCTCACGGTCTGAACCACGGCTGGCGCTGGCTGGCTCAGATGCTCAACATGGAGCCTCTGGCCGACATCACGGCGACGCTGCTGTTTGACTTCCTGGAG gtTTGTGGTAATGCTTTAATGAAGCAGTATCAGGCCCAGTTCTGGAAACTCATCCTGCTCCTTAAAGAGGAATATTTCCCCAG GATTGAAGCAGTGACCAGCAGTGGACAGATGGGCTCGGTCATCAGACTCAAACAGTTTCTAGAG acGTCACTGCAGAACCGACAGATCAGTCCGCCCAAAGGTCAGCTGACCTCCATGTTCTGGAGGTCGtga
- the LOC121184692 gene encoding outer dense fiber protein 2-like, producing the protein MKTRDSPPPPPPVHVHVPETTPVHVHMRRSPSNTPQNRTKDAQVNGAGGRPKVRSPWIPPGRLSCRRDGGSSKCQRSRVQHQPGSGIGCQHDGEAQEEEVDAVSKNLSVLLREQEASRRLKKSDSRGQHRETDVLLRALVEAEIDGVAVANQLTALKATIDSLAKDKRLSKLHAASLGRQQDLLLEKIEMFDNTNQSLRELLREWSEYERDSLVWSEQKDALRKRLADCEAENIRLLAKLTNKEKEASKLAEHLDFEKDNVKTTEELSRILESTRDHLESQLHRAEAEKAQLAAQIQRMQQSQEQQRKELQALQEELQTQRQQREEEEEKEEEQGRRDQEALALLTQRAERAEESVRELAEKLQEKETQLAQALSTSSDWCLRHSKEAAAKGQMEEELSALRLQVTELSSQLRSAEEKSRAEREELRDQLHHLSAGNASTKLDNQRLKGELTSSDEKLRGLQSEARQLKSSIKKYENLVEKYKKKVQQARLESEEHCLKLEMTQQEMRDVKVSLEREREHVRRELLGRLRELETLPDRLRRTEQQLRDAQQEVDAHERRNMEHSSALSEVRHKVEQQGSQLETFQQRNLLLQEENNVLKEKIQNLERRLEDVKVENKDMSQALTSKEADIRSIQQQLEEKTCECSILSRQLQQTLDDAQRQVDDGMQRVLAKERVSQSKALDLQSQLSRAKAELSQLQRSKEEMERRFQSQLQNMKDRLEQADSTNRSLHNYVQFLKTSYGNVFGDSLLPS; encoded by the exons ATGAAAACTCGGGATTCTCCACCACCGCCGCCACCGGTTCACGTCCACGTACCGGAGACCACACCTGTACATGTTCATATGAGGAGGAGTCCCAGCAACACCCCACAG AACAGGACAAAAGATGCCCAGGTGAACGGAGCGGGAGGGAGGCCGAAGGTCCGGTCGCCGTGGATTCCTCCAGGAAGACTGTCCTGCCGAAGAGATGGGGGCTCATCCAAGTGCCAG AGAAGCCGAGTGCAGCATCAGCCAGGAAGTGGGATCGGATGTCAGCATGATGGAGAAGCGCAGGAAGAAGAGGTGGATGCGGTGTCCAAAAACCTCAGCGTCCTACTCCGAGAGCAAGAAGCCAGTCGCCGTTTAAAGAA GTCGGATTCTAGAGGTCAACACAGAGAGACCGACGTGCTCCTGAGGGCGCTCGTAGAGGCAGAAATCGACGGCGTAGCAGTAGCTAATCAGCTGACAGCCCTGAAGGCAACTATCGACAGCCTCGCTAAG gaCAAGCGGCTGTCAAAGTTACACGCGGCTTCGCTGGGACGACAGCAGGACTTGTTATTAGAGAAGATAGAGATGTTTGACAACACAAATCAAAGTCTTCGAGAGCTCCTCAGAGAGTGGAGTGAATACGAG AGAGATTCACTGGTGTGGTCAGAACAGAAAGACGCATTAAGGAAGAGACTGGCCGACTGCGAAGCAGAGAACATT CGACTTTTGGCCAAACTCACCAACAAGGAGAAAGAGGCGTCCAAGCTGGCTGAGCATCTGGACTTTGAAAAG GACAATGTGAAGACGACGGAGGAGCTTTCAAGAATCCTGGAGTCGACACGCGACCATCTGGAGTCTCAGCTGCACCGAGCAGAAGCTGAAAAGGCCCAACTTGCTGCTCAGATTCAG AGGATGCAGCAGAGCCAGGAGCAGCAGCGGAAGGAGCTCCAGGCTCTGCAGGAGGAACTGCAGACTCAGAGGCAGcaaagggaagaagaggaggaaaaggaggaggagcaggggaggCGAGACCAGGAAGCTCTGGCTTTGCTGACCCAGCGGGCTGAGCGAGCCGAGGAGTCCGTCAGAGAGCTCGCAGAAAAACTTCAGGAGAAG gaaacCCAGTTGGCTCAAGCTCTGTCCACATCCAGTGACTGGTGCCTGCGACACTCTAAAGAGGCAGCTGCTAAAGGACAGATGGAAGAGGAGCTCTCTGCTCTCCGACT CCAGGTGACCGAGCTGAGTTCTCAGCTTCGCTCAGCGGAGGAGAAGAGccgggcagagagggaggagctcAGGGATCAGCTTCATCATCTCAGCGCTGGAAACGCCTCCACCAAGCTGGACAACCAGCGACTCAAG GGTGAGCTGACGTCAAGTGATGAGAAACTCAGGGGACTTCAGTCTGAAGCCCGTCAGCTGAAGTCATCAATCAAAAAGTATGAAAACCTGGTGGAGAAATACAAGAAGAAG GTCCAGCAGGCACGTCTGGAATCAGAAGAGCACTGCCTGAAGCTGGAGATGACGCAGCAGGAGATGCGGGACGTGAAGGTGAGCCTGGAACGGGAGAGGGAGCACGTGAGGAGGGAACTGCTGGGCCGGCTCAGAGAGCTCGAGACGCTGCCTGACAGACTGAGGAGGACGGAGCAGCAGCTCCGAGACGCCCAGCAGGAGGTGGACGCCCACGAGAGGAGGAATATGGAGCACAGCTCTGCCCTCTCTGAAGTCAGACACAAG GTGGAACAGCAAGGCTCTCAGCTGGAGACATTTCAGCAGAGgaacctgctgctgcaggaggagaacaACGTTCTCAAAGAGAAAATTCAGAACTTAGAAAG gaGGCTGGAGGACGTGAAGGtagaaaacaaagacatgtcTCAGGCTCTCACCTCAAAGGAAGCTGATATCCGCAgcattcagcagcagctggaggagaagacTTGTGAGTGCAGCATCCTGTCCAGACAGCTGCAGCAAACTCTGGACGATGCACAGAGACAG GTTGATGACGGCATGCAGAGGGTTTTGGCCAAAGAGAGAGTGTCCCAGTCTAAAGCTCTGGACCTGCAGAGCCAGCTGAGCCGAGCCAAAGCAGAGCTGAGTCAGCTACAGCGAAGCAAGGAGGAG ATGGAGCGTCGTTTCCAGAGTCAGCTGCAGAACATGAAGGACAGACTGGAGCAGGCAGACTCTACAAACCGCAGCCTGCACAACTACGTTCAGTTTCTCAAAACCTCATATGGAAACGTATTTGGTGACTCTTTGCTTCCAAGCTGA
- the seta gene encoding SET nuclear proto-oncogene a has product MSASAAKVSKKELNSNHDGADETSEKEQQEAIEHIDEVQNEIDRLNEQASEEILKVEQKYNKLRQPFFQKRSELIAKIPNFWVTTFVNHPQVSALLGEEDEEALHYLSRVEVTEFEDIKSGYRIDFYFDENPYFENKVLSKEFHLNESGDPSSKSTEIKWKSGKDLTKRSSQTQNKAGRKRQHEEPESFFTWFTDHADAGADELGEVIKDDIWPNPLQYYLVPDMDDEEGEGEDDEEDEEGLEDIDEEGDEDGEEDEEDDGEDGEDDEGEDD; this is encoded by the exons ATGTCGGCCTCGGCGGCAAAAGTGAGTAAAAAGGAGCTGAACTCGAACCATGACGGAGCGGACGAAACCTCCG agAAAGAGCAGCAAGAAGCTATTGAACACATTGACGAAGTTCAAAATGAAATTGACAG GTTGAACGAGCAAGCCAGTGAGGAGATCCTCAAAGTAGAACAGAAATACAACAAACTCCGTCAGCCATTCTTTCAGAAGAGGTCAGAACTGATCGCCAAAATCCCCAACTTCTGGGTCACCACGTTTGTCAACCATCCACAAG TATCTGCCCTACTgggggaggaagatgaagaagcaCTTCATTACCTGAGCCGAGTGGAGGTGACAGAGTTTGAAGACATCAAGTCAGGCTACAGAATAGATTTT TATTTCGACGAAAATCCGTACTTCGAAAACAAAGTACTTTCCAAAGAGTTCCATCTGAACGAGAGTGGAGATCCATCTTCAAAGTCAACAGAAATCAAATGGAAATCAGGAAAG GACCTGACCAAGCGCTCCAGCCAGACACAGAACAAAGCAGGAAGGAAGAGGCAACATGAAGAGCCAGAGAGCTTCTTCACTTGGTTCACTGATCATGCCGACGCTGGTGCAGATGAGCTCGGTGAGGTCATTAAAGACGACATCTGGCCGAACCCTCTGCAGTACTACCTG GTTCCTGACATGGACGACGAAGAGGGTGAAGGTGAGGAcgatgaagaggatgaggagggtcTGGAGGACATTGATGAGGAGGGAGAtgaagatggagaagaggatgaagaggatgatggagaagatggagag GATGACGAAGGAGAAGACGACTAA
- the ptgesl gene encoding prostaglandin E synthase 2 translates to MLLLLLLAEGKLRFHQGKTLPLPPLPLLRSEKSECVRKTTLLNAPHGKTSPFIATLAVHCGALCKPNMAAAWARTLGKVGWSLLETPAVRRPGTVSYLVGNVSAHASRRAYGTGGTGVRSKLLFSLRGGGGRVLGCAFLLGGGLGLYQTVKLSVQQHLAEEETKVPGGGLKLTLYQYKTCPFCSKVRAFLDYHGLPYEITEVNPVMRQEIKWSAYRKVPILVVDDQVQLNDSSVIISSLKTYLISKEKKVSEIIRCYPEMKSVNDSGKEVTEYNNKYWLMLSEADTALVYPEKGMQKEEMKWRKWADDWLVHLISPNVYRTTGEALASFDYIVREGKFGTFEGFFAKYVGAAAMFLISKRLKSRHNLQDDVRQDLYKAVNDWVAAIGKKRKFMGGDDPNLADLAVFGVLRVMEGLQAFDDMMENTKVKHWYRRMESATLNHEGRK, encoded by the exons atgctgctgctgctgctgctggccgaGGGGAAACTCCGCTTCCACCAAGGCAAGACGCTGCCGCTGCCTCCGCTGCCGCTGCTGCGGTCGGAGAAATCAGAGTGTGTCAGAAAAACGACGCTCCTGAACGCACCACAC GGCAAAACAAGCCCTTTTATCGCCACGCTCGCGGTGCATTGTGGGGCTTTATGTAAACCCAACATGGCAGCTGCCTGGGCCAGAACACTAGGTAAGGTCGGCTGGTCTCTCCTGGAGACTCCAGCAGTCCGCCGGCCCGGTACCGTCTCCTACCTGGTGGGGAATGTGAGCGCACATGCGTCCAGGAGGGCTTACGGAACCGGCGGCACGGGGGTCCGGTCCAAACTGCTGTTCTCTCTGCGGGGAGGTGGAGGCAGGGTCCTGGGCTGCGCCTTCCTGCTCGGTGGAGGTCTGGGTCTGTATCAGACTGTGAAGCTCTCTGTCCAGCAGCACCTGGCCGAGGAGGAGACCAAG GTTCCAGGTGGAGGTCTGAAGTTGACTCTGTACCAGTACAAGACCTGCCCGTTCTGCAGCAAGGTGCGAGCCTTTCTGGACTACCACGGGCTGCCCTACGAGATCACGGAGGTGAACCCGGTGATGAGGCAGGAGATCAAGTGGTCGGCCTACAGAAAAGTGCCCATCCTGGTGGTGGACGACCAAGTG CAACTGAACGACTCATCTGTCATCATCAGCTCCCTCAAGACTTATTTAATCAGCAA GGAGAAAAAAGTGTCTGAGATCATTCGCTGCTACCCGGAGATGAAGTCTGTGAACGACAGTGGGAAGGAGGTGACGGAGTACAACAACAAGTACTGGCTGATGCTGAGCGAAGCCGACACCGCTCTGGTTTACCCCGAGAAGGGGATGCAGAA AGAGGAGATGAAGTGGCGTAAGTGGGCTGATGATTGGCTTGTCCACCTCATATCTCCCAATGTGTACCGAACCACCGGCGAGGCCCTGGCCTCCTTCGATTACATCGTACGCGAGGGCAAGTTTGGCACTTTTGAAGGTTTCTTTGCCAAATACGTGGGCGCTGCGGCCATGTTCCTCATCTCCAAAAGGCTGAAAAGTCG ACACAACCTGCAGGACGACGTCAGGCAGGATCTCTACAAGGCCGTCAACGACTGGGTGGCAGCCATCGGCAAGAAGAGGAAGTTCATGGGTGGTGATGATCCTAACCTGGCGGACCTG GCGGTGTTTGGCGTCCTCAGAGTGATGGAGGGCCTGCAGGCGTTTGACGACATGATGGAGAACACCAAAGTCAAACACTGGTACAGGCGCATGGAGAGCGCGACCCTCAACCACGAGGGTCGCAAATGA
- the si:ch211-51h9.7 gene encoding uncharacterized protein si:ch211-51h9.7 yields the protein MRRRRIPRLLLQQLQRFIIMHYIFFVLLFHPAAYQPGEACAAAAAEEGGTSTDTLILCRACGHELAVGANIHFVPSQLALSSRNDTLVGGRRVNVQLFENPHGHQFEVITFRKADVTQHWPADKHFSWFPGFSWTVATCPRCKTHLGWAFQPGDWPDTITKTKFEESDHTFLALITHRLLREDFASSLLMTPKSFMS from the exons ATGAGACGCAGACGGATCCcgcggctgctgctgcagcagctgcagaggttCATAATAATGCACTATATTTTCTTTGTACTCCTCTTTCATCCCGCTGCGTATCAGCCCGGTGAAGCGTGCGCTGCCGCCGCGGCGGAGGAGGGGGGAACCAGCACCGACACCCTGATACTGTGCAGGGCGTGCGGACACGAGCTGGCGGTCGGGGCGAACATCCACTTTGTCCCCAGCCAGCTGGCACTGTCCAGCCGCAACGACACGCTGGTCGGGGGCCGACGGGTTAACGTCCAGCTTTTTGAAAACCCCCACGGACACCAGTTTGAGGTGATCACGTTCAGAAAAGCGGACGTTACCCAGCACTGGCCGGCAGATAAACACTTCTCCTGGTTCCCGGGCTTCTCGTGGACGGTGGCCACCTGTCCTCGGTGTAAAACTCATTTAG GTTGGGCCTTCCAGCCCGGCGACTGGCCAGATACAATCACAAAAACCAAATTTGAGGAGTCGGATCACACCTTCTTGGCTTTAATCACCCATCGACTGTTAAGAGAAGACTTTGCTTCGAGCCTGCTAATGACTCCAAAATCCTTCATGAGTTGA